A genomic stretch from Macaca nemestrina isolate mMacNem1 chromosome 16, mMacNem.hap1, whole genome shotgun sequence includes:
- the LOC112428191 gene encoding large ribosomal subunit protein eL39, with product MSSHKTFRIKRFLAKKQKQNRPIPQWIRMKTGNKIRYNSKRRHWRRTKLGL from the coding sequence ATGTCTTCTCACAAGACTTTCAGGATTAAGCGATTCCTggccaagaaacaaaagcaaaatcgtCCCATTCCCCAGTGGAttcggatgaaaactggaaataaaataagGTACAACTCCAAAAGGAGACACTGGAGAAGAACCAAGCTGGGTCTATAA